From a single Porites lutea chromosome 10, jaPorLute2.1, whole genome shotgun sequence genomic region:
- the LOC140949519 gene encoding uncharacterized protein gives MVMVCLMERIKVKTEKGIQELEEFKAYFSSKTYKNYESSNEEEIVTKCMSKILDDIEEFSQNGSGWYFKEVLKLEVNTIKFNPTKGSSYIDLPSWIKNKKAIVNIKNKDDKCFLWCILRYLHPRDRDEERINDLKKYEFSLNTKGITFPIKLNNITQFEKLNPDIRGINVFSEDVYADFECFTKPMNSCSPNPKDSYNFNYQKHEPSGFCFYIKGIVDKKIKPIIYTKTSEDEDISKVFVEKLAEVTKEIYNNFYQRPKPLRLTSADQKSFDSEVNCHICGGELKEDKVRDHCHFTETCLPPKEEFYSKLNDEDISDDDYKHAIKVWNTFGCNTIRDYHDLYLKSDVLLLSDVFENFRKTCLKHYKLDPVHYYTSPGLAWDACLKETGQQLELLHDYDMLMMFERGIRGGITHISKRYAEANNKYMKDYNPDKESSYIQYLDANNLYGWAMSQNLPTHGFKWMKNITKEKVMDILEKANHSMSNLGSKGYIFEVDLEYPEKLWTSHNDYPLAPERMIVNGVEKLICHFKPRKNYVVHYRNLRQYLELGMRITAVHRGISFYQSSWMEPYIRKNTELRKRASNNFEKDFFKLMNNSVFGKTIENIRKRQNIELVNNRERAVKLANRPNFDRATIFDRNLIAIHMLNTEVYFNKPVYVGQEILDLSKTLMFNFYYTYIREKYGNNAELLFTDTDSLMYQIKTKDFYKDISPDILTKFDTSDYPSNHKSGILTGANKKVIGMFKDEVAGKQITHFVGLRPKLYSFKIEEEMEVRKCKGIKKNIIKKKLDFDDYVKCLFTGEKEMRSMKIIRSEKHDIYSKEVNKIALSNKDDKRIVLEDNVHTLAFR, from the exons atggtTATGGTTTGTTTAATGGAAAGAATTAaagttaaaacagaaaaaggaattCAAGAATTAGAAGAGTTTAAAGCATATTTTAGTTCGAAAACTTATAAAAATTATGAATCGTcaaatgaagaagaaatagTAACAAAATGTATGAGTAAAATTTTAGATGATATAGAAGAGTTTAGCCAAAATGGAAGCgggtggtattttaaagaagttttaaagCTTGAAGTTAATactattaagtttaatccaACCAAAGGATCGTCTTATATTGATCTTCCttcttggataaaaaataaaaaagcaattgttaatattaaaaataaagatgATAAATGCTTTCTTTGGTGTATACTTAGGTATCTTCATCCAAGAGATAGAGATGAAGAAAGAATAAACGATTTAAAAAAGTATGAGTTTTCACTTAACACTAAAGGAATTACTTTtccaataaaattaaataatattactCAATTTGAGAAACTTAATCCAGATATTCgaggaataaatgttttttctgaaGATG tttatgcagattttgaatgcttTACTAAACCAATGAATAGTTGCAGTCCTAATCCAAAAGACTCTTATAATTTTAACTATCAAAAacatgaaccatcaggattttgtttttatattaaaGGAATagttgataaaaaaattaaaccaatcaTTTATACAAAAACCTCCGAAGATGAAGATATATCAAAagtatttgtagaaaaacttgCGGAAGTAACTAAagaaatttataataatttttatcaaaGACCAAAACCTCTTAGACTAACTAGTGCAGATCAAAAATCATTTGATTCTGAAGTTAACTGTCATATTTGTGGTGGTGAATTAAAAGAGGATaaagttagagatcattgtcattttacag AAACATGTTTACCACCCAAAGAGGAATTctattcaaaattaaatgatgaAGATATTAGTGATGATGATTACAAACATGCAATTAAAGTATGGAATACTTTTGGGTGTAACACAATAAGAGATTATCACGATCTTTATCTGAAATCTGATGTCCTACTTCTGTcagatgtatttgaaaactttaggaAAACTTGTCTCAAACATTACAAACTTGACCCAGTTCACTATTACACATCTCCAGGTctagcttgggatgcatgtctaAAAGAAACAGGCCAGCAATTAGAGTTACTACATGATtatgatatgttaatgatgtttgAACGTGGAATACGTGGTGGAATAACACATATATCAAAGCGATATGCAGAAGCGaataacaaatatatgaaaGATTACAATCCTGATAAGGAGTCTAGTTATATACAATATCTCGACGCAAACAATCTTTATGGATGGGCGATGTCTCAAAATCTTCCAACACATGGATTTAAATGgatgaaaaatataacaaaagaaaaggtaatggATATTCTTGAGAAAGCAAATCATAGTATGTCAAATCTTGGTAGTAAAGGTTATATATTTGAAGTAGATCTGGAGTATCCTGAAAAACTATGGACATCACATAATGACTATCCTCTAGCACCTGAGAGAATGATTGTTAATGgtgttgaaaaattaatttgtcattttaaacccCGAAAAAATTATGTTGTGCATTACCGAAATCTTAGACAGTATCTTGAGTTGGGAATGAGAATAACTGCTGTTCatagaggaatatcattttatcaaagTTCTTGGATGGAACCATATATCCGAAAAAATACAGAACTAAGAAAGAGAGCttcaaacaattttgaaaaagactttttcaaattaatgAACAATAGtgtttttggaaaaacaatagaaaatataaGGAAAAGGCAAAATATAGAACTTGTGAATAATCGTGAGAGAGCTGTCAAACTAGCAAATCGCCCAAACTTTGATAGAGCGACAATATTTGATCGCAATCTTATTGCTATTCATATGTTAAATACTgaagtgtattttaataaaccagtatatgttggtcaagAAATTCtagatttatcaaaaacactaatgtttaatttttattacacTTACATACGAGAGAAATATGGAAACAATGCAGaattattgtttacagatacgGATTCATTGATGtatcaaattaaaacaaaagatttttataaaGATATAAGTCCTGATATTTTAACCAAGTTTGACACTTCAGATTATCCTTCAAATCATAAATCTGGAATACTAACAGGAGCTAATAAAAAAGTGATTggaatgtttaaagatgaagttGCAGGAAAACAGATAACACATTTTGTTGGATTGCGACCCAAActttatagttttaaaattgAAGAGGAAATGGAAGTAAGaaagtgtaaaggaataaagaaaaatattataaaaaagaaattagattTTGATGATTATGTTAAATGTCTATTTACAGGTGAGAAAGAAATGAGAagtatgaaaataataagaagtgaaaaacatGATATATATTCTAAAGAAGTTAACAAAATAGCTCTAAGTAATAAAGATGATAAGCGCATTGTTTTAGAGGATAATGTTCATACTTTGgcttttagataa
- the LOC140950603 gene encoding D-inositol 3-phosphate glycosyltransferase-like produces MSSILHITLLASEWKSSKGGLSTINRELAIQLAKQPNVSVSFLVPEYSEDDKEAAYLYGINVIKAEMLTGYEGVERLVSPPESLLIDFVVGHGVVLGKQAQIIRRSHNCKWVQVVHTAPDELAMYKSYPGAISKGDEKQRNELSLCEKADLVIAIGPKLKEFYSAYLNQRGIRVYNLTPGIFHNLSSIKVSCQTSAKFRILVFGRGDKEDFAIKGYDIAAQAVAKLADKSYQLTFVGASSESENQLIEKLLEQGLDRSQLIVKGYQEDHDFLEAIMCASNLVLIPSRTEGFGLTALEALSAGLPFLVSQNSGFGEALSGIGTSFIVDSEDPNHWAEAIRRIRERGSEKAIQECQQLRTRYAVKYSWEKQCRKFVEIMQSLPDKQPSIKCQNDKFASLTPRGASAYQQDVRLKDQSPSSSSTNQSSLTAQGAPSSLLKRKLLQVPNEKKFKAQAAPSSLLKRKLLQVPNEKKFKASSIASVEGFSTNVFPEKSQGNPTTMQDLSETTQHDTSDERHVTAALAILSCSVSATSFQAVEQILEIIGNTVTFVRTREYKGRSPTQVRDYLRRETLPRLCLLLVDAGEVNHACQNSPLKVEYKDLFDTVLDRVAEKVVIVVCADCYLLQENEVQLFIEGVFDKRENGFIVWLNNGALSVDPDTLAHILIPG; encoded by the exons ATGTCTTCCATATTACATATTACCCTCTTGGCAAGTGAATGGAAATCTTCCAAAGGAGGTCTGTCAACCATAAACAGGGAGTTAGCCATACAGTTAGCCAAGCAACCTAATGTGTCAGTCAGTTTCCTTGTTCCAGAATATTCTGAGGATGACAAAGAAGCAGCTTACCTGTATggtataaatgtaataaaggcaGAAATGTTAACTGGTTATGAAGGAGTTGAGCGGTTGGTGTCCCCACCCGAGAGTCTACTGATTGATTTTGTAGTTGGACATGGTGTAGTTCTTGGAAAGCAGGCACAGATAATAAGACGCTCACACAATTGTAAGTGGGTGCAAGTTGTACATACTGCCCCTGATGAACTTGCAATGTATAAAAGTTACCCAGGTGCCATTTCTAAGGGAGATGAAAAGCAAAGGAACGAGTTAAGCCTGTGTGAAAAGGCTGACCTCGTCATAGCTATTGGACCCAAACTAAAGGAATTTTATTCAGCCTACTTGAATCAGCGGGGGATAAGAGTTTACAACTTAACCCCTGGAATCTTTCACAACTTATCTTCCATAAAAGTTTCTTGTCAGACTAGTGCAAAGTTTCGAATTTTAGTTTTTGGTCGAGGAGACAAAGAGGATTTTGCAATTAAGGGCTATGACATTGCTGCGCAAGCAGTTGCCAAGCTGGCCGACAAGAGTTATCAACTAACATTTGTTGGTGCATCCAGTGAGAGCGAGAACCAGTTAATAGAGAAATTGCTTGAGCAAGGCTTGGATCGAAGCCAACTGATTGTCAAAGGGTATCAGGAGGATCATGATTTTCTTGAGGCAATCATGTGTGCTTCAAACCTTGTCTTGATACCTTCCAGAACTGAGGGTTTCGGTTTAACAGCCCTAGAGGCACTCTCTGCTGGTTTGCCCTTTCTTGTAAGTCAAAACAGTGGATTTGGAGAGGCTCTAAGTGGAATTGGCACATCCTTCATAGTAGATTCTGAGGATCCAAATCACTGGGCTGAGGCTATCAGACGCATTCGGGAAAGGGGAAGTGAAAAGGCAATACAGGAGTGTCAGCAACTAAGAACACGCTATGCAGTGAAGTACTCCTGGGAAAAGCAGTGTAGGAAATTTGTGGAGATCATGCAGTCTTTACCTGATA AGCAGCCCTCAATTAAATGTCAGAATGACAAATTTGCTTCCCTGACCCCAAGAGGAGCTTCAGCTTATCAACAAGATGTGAGACTAAAGGATCAATCTCCATCCTCTTCAAGTACAAACCAAAGCAGTTTAACAG cACAAGGGGCGCCATCGTCTTTGTTGAAGAGGAAACTTCTTCAAGTTCCAAATGAGAAAAAGTTCAAAG caCAAGCGGCGCCATCGTCTTTGTTGAAGAGGAAACTTCTTCAAGTTCCAAATGAGAAAAAGTTCAAAG CCTCGTCAATTGCATCGGTCGAAGGTTTCTCAACTAATGTATTCCCGGAAAAGTCCCAGGGGAATCCGACAACGATGCAAGATTTATCAGAGACAACACAGCACGATACCTCGGACGAGAGGCATGTAACAGCAG CCTTAGCAATACTTAGCTGCAGTGTATCAGCTACGTCTTTCCAGGCTGTGGAGCAAATTTTAGAGATCATCGGCAACACAGTAACATTTGTCAGGACTCGAGAATATAAAGGCAGATCACCAACCCAAGTCAGAGATTATCTGAGACGGGAAACCTTGCCCAGGTTATGTTTGTTGCTTGTAGACGCAGGTGAAGTGAACCATGCCTGTCAAAATTCTCCTCTTAAAGTAGAATACAAAGATCTTTTCGACACAGTCCTGGATAGAGTTG